The genomic stretch CTTCACTTTCAACATTCAGTAACCCTGacgagaaaaaaaagttaacaaaacaatgaaaaacaataataaccAAAAGACGATCAATGTAAATTGTTCATCAGCTTATTTTTAAGGGCTTATTTAGATATCAAAAACACAACGCATGTTTTTTCAAGTAAATCAGATATAAATTTCACTAGACATTTAGCCTCCGATTAGCTTTGCAATTAGGtttaacttttacttttaaaaatttAGAAATGCCTTCTGTTGTAGTTTAAGTTGAGTTTCGTGGCCACTGGCACTACGATATCATGTGACCAACcaggaaacaaagaagaaaagaaaaaaaacatattaagaCTGGGGAAGAAACAGCTGCAACTTGACATCCCTTAAAGAATCAAGAGCTGCTTGCTTATTGTGTTGTTACATTCAACTCTCCATTGTGCTCACTATCAATTTGTGGCACAAATAATACTGTCAGTGCGCCAGTGACGACAGTTAGCTGTGATACTGCGACTGTATGtagcacacataaacacacatgaagGACGGACGGATGCTGATAGCTGTTTACACGAGGAGACCCTCCAGGTTTCAAGTAGCCACAGACCGGCTCTGACAAATCCCACAGGAGCTCCTCTGCACGCTAACCATCCTATGTTTTCAATTTTTACAGTACATGACTGATACAGAGCTTAACCACTGGATTTTAAATTTTTCATAATGCCGAAGAAAGATTTGTTTAAGTAGTCAAGCTCCTGGAGGGAATCTTACAGTGAGTAGgtattttaagtgtttgtgtgtgtttgtgagttcATGGGGTGGATCAGTTCATCGAGCAGTCCTCCCCCTCTGTGTCGGTGTCTGTGTCTGAGCAGGCGGTGTCCATGGCGACGTGCGCGGGGCTAACGATGACCGCCCGCCTTTGCTCCTCCTCGGCGctcgctctcctctcctgaGTGCGCTCAATGTGCTGGATTGCCTGGaagaagaggggaaaaacacactgaaggctGTACCAAGTACTCGGTCCGATAAATGTTCACAATTAAATGATAACTTCAGACTATGAGAGATAGCTGGGAACTTgttcaacaatggctctctataccaagaagaaaaaaactctgAAAGTAAActaaagttagttttttttttttaaatagattttatTGATACTACAGTTAGTTTTGATGAAGAAAACGCTGCCAAAATATCTTAATCAACGATCAATCCATGACTAAGTCCATGTTCTTATTTGTTAACACCATCCCTCCAGTTTTCCAATCACTTTTTGTGTTGCAGAATtgctgtaccagcctgtctgttCACACCAAATTGATCAAAGAATGTAAAATATTGCTGGTAAGCATATCAACTCTTACGTATACAGTACACCGTAGCTAATGAAGGCTATTTCTTGAACGCCTGTGGAGAACGTCCCCAGATTCCCATTAAAAAAAGCTACATTTGGAGACCCCTTGCGTTAGGGTCACTGAGAAATGCTGTCCACAACACATTCTTGAAAATCtgggccttcttgttaatttgGCAAATGTTATGCACgaatatatttctttctttgggtAAAACACAGATCAGTTTATTCCAGTGATGTAGCTGTATATTTGCATGTACGGCAGGGAAGTGGTTTGAGTCGACTTAAAAAGAACATCATGAGACTAAAAGTCAATACGTTTAAAAAATGCCAAGACATTTGACACAGGACTAAGtccatgtcattttttttatttatttatttatttattttttttaaaagctgactTCATTAACACTCACCTGCACAATAGTGTCCAGGTTCTGTCTGGATGTTGACACGGTGCTGGTGTGGACAGACGGGCTCATGGTCACCACGGTGACATGATGGTGGGGGTGCTGAGTTAGTGTTGGGGCAGGGACGATGACTGTGGGGTGGTGGGTTGGGGCGGGGGGAGTGGGAGGAGCCAGCACCTGgagcaaagagaaaaatataaacaactttaatatgttttaattttaCAACAGAGACTGGGTTCACACACATCTGCTACAGATGAGGCCAGTGATTTAAAAGGGCCAGAACACATTCAGTAGCCATTGATCAAACCGTAGTGTAAACAGAGATGCCCACTGTttctttgaatgtgtgtgtatgtttctgaCCTGtggactgtgtgtttgtctgtcagcGGCGTGGATCTGCTGCAGCCGTAACAGTGTCTGGCTCTGGAGGATcgcctgctcctcctccacctgctgggTGATCACCTTCAGGCGCTCGGGGCTCATCTGGGTGTCAAGAGATCGCACctggacacagacacacacacacacacagagtacatgAGTTATTACATTAAGAACCATTTCAGCATTGATTTAAGAGCAGCTCGAAACAGATACAAGGCCTCTGAATTATTGTTTAAATACAGCAATTCAAACACAATTAACATCACAATAATTACAAGGATCATTTCTACATGAGTTACAGATCAGAATGCTGATGTGTACAGCTCACCTTAGACATTGTGTTCTATTAAAACTCATTAATTCAAACTTTTGGAAACATCTCAACCATGCagcaactctgtttactttcctgttttacttcctgtttaagtttctgtttgtcttttgaaCTCCTGTCAAGTCTCCTTTGTCTTAACCTGCTGTTCAGGTAGATCCAGGATGTGAGCTTATCAGCAATTAGCTGGATTACTGGTAAATCTGTCAACACCACCAGCTGCCCTCTTGTTAAGGTGAGTGACACTGAAAAGGCTGGTAAAACAGAACGTGTTGTCGTTTCAGTAGTGCATGTCACTGTGACCATTTTACGTCCAGGAGAACCTCATTTACCCCGGCTCCTCCTTCTGTCTCACCTGCTCCTCCATCTGCATACGAGCCGAGCGCTCCTTGTCCAGTTGCTGCCGCAGCTCTAACATCTCCCTCCGCAGCTCCtcaactttctcctcctccagtgtGTCTGGAGAGCCGATCCCTTCGTCCTTCTCCTCTGCTCGCCTCCTCTTAGGTGATGAGCCGCTAAACTCCTGTATTGCCATGGAGGACAAGTaagttaaatgtaaaacatacaacatgcatatttacacatttaaacttAGTGTGTGGGTGCCGCCAGTCAGCTTGTATACAATCTGACGAGTTTTCACTCTACTTAATAACAATACATGCTGCTTGAAGAAATGGCCAGACGCTGTTTAATCATCTGCTGATAGATGCAACATCACATCGCCCATGTGCAGCGCATTTAAACCTAACCCCAGATAACAGGTCACATGCTGTCATGGCCCATCGAGGCACAGTCTGACATAGAGTGACTTCTTGCTGAGGCACACTCGAGCCAGTCAGGgaaatgttttcctctgagagacTCTATCTCtataagatttttaaaaaatcgcTCCCGACAGAacttttaaaatacacaaatcaCTGCTTCACTGAAAAGTAAACATTTACCAAGAGCAATTAGGGAACTAAATAGAAAAATCAGCCTGAAAGATGGGAAACCATTCAGTGGACTATGTGGAATCAAACAGTTTTGGTGGTAATGTGAGATGTTCAACAAGAGCTATTTAAAATAGGCTGCACACAATATCGATGAGATACAATCAGAAAGGCTGCTACCTGGATGAAGCGTTTGAGCTGGTTGTTCTGTGCCAGGAGCTGCGTCTTTTCCTGCTCCAAGGCGAAGATGTAGTCCGCCGTCTGCTGCAGGATAGCCGCCTGTTGGTGGTGaaccaaaaagaaaagtgagTACGAGGATATTATGTACAAAACTGTCAGTGAAGGAAAGTCAAATCAAGatcataatgtatcataatCGAAGGCATCGTTTCTGCACCTTGCTGAGTTTCTCTCCGTCTGTGTGGGGTAGGAGTGTTTTCAGGGACTGGAAGCCTGCGTTGATGCTCTGCATGCGCCGGCGTTCGTTGCTGTTAGCAATCTCGCGGCGGATTCGTCTCTCCTGGTCCTGGGCTGTC from Sparus aurata chromosome 1, fSpaAur1.1, whole genome shotgun sequence encodes the following:
- the LOC115590488 gene encoding transcription factor AP-4-like; this encodes MEYFMMPTEKMPSLQQFKKTEKDVIGGLCSLANIPLSPETAQDQERRIRREIANSNERRRMQSINAGFQSLKTLLPHTDGEKLSKAAILQQTADYIFALEQEKTQLLAQNNQLKRFIQEFSGSSPKRRRAEEKDEGIGSPDTLEEEKVEELRREMLELRQQLDKERSARMQMEEQVRSLDTQMSPERLKVITQQVEEEQAILQSQTLLRLQQIHAADRQTHSPQVLAPPTPPAPTHHPTVIVPAPTLTQHPHHHVTVVTMSPSVHTSTVSTSRQNLDTIVQAIQHIERTQERRASAEEEQRRAVIVSPAHVAMDTACSDTDTDTEGEDCSMN